From the Haladaptatus sp. DJG-WS-42 genome, the window TTCGAGCAGGTGGGCGACGCGGCGCGCTACTACGGCCGCCCCGTCGTCATCATCGAAGGCGATAATTTGTACGGCGAGCGCAACGTCCACCCGAACGCGATTCGCGGCGCGCTTGCCTCGCTCGCCATCGATTTCGGCGCGAGCGTGCTGCGCACTGAAGACCAGAAAGACACGGCTGACCTGCTCCAAGTGATTGCCTCTCGCGAGCAGCAAACCGAACAGCGCGAGGTGCGCGTCCACGGCAAGAAGACGAAGAAAACGCTCACCGAACAACAGGAGTACGTCGTCGCGTCGATTGCCGACATCGGCCCGGTCACGTCGCGGGCGTTACTGGCTGACTTCGGGACAGTCGAAGCCGTCATGGAAGCCACCGAAGCGGAGTTGATGGAAGTGAAGGGCGTTGGCAAGGTGACGGCCGAACGGATTCGAGAAGTGGTGGGCAGCGACTACAAATCGAAGCAGAACTAGCGGCCCGCTTTTTTGACGGCGGCGAGCGCATCTGCGGCTTCGTGGGCGGCTTCGAGATACTCTTTCGTACGCCCGACATCGTCTTCCTGTTCTGCGGCTTCAGTGAGTTTCGTGAGCGTGCGGACGAGCGATTGTTGGGCCTGGGTGAGGTCTGCGGTTTGCGTGGCAGGTGAATTCTGTGGTGTTGACTGCGGGGGCGCACGGGCGATTTCGGTCGCCTGCTCGCCGAGGTCGTCCATCGCGGATTCGGCGGCTTGCTGGGCCGCTTCGAGCTCATTTGCTTTCGCCTCGGCGGCCGCCTGTTCGACGGGGTGTGCGCCGTTTTCGGCTTCAGGTTGTGGTTGGGTGGATTGGTCGGCTTGCGATTGTTGTGTCTGCTGGTTTTGTTGTGCCTGCTGCGCCTGTGCGTCGCGTGCGTCCTGTTTGTTGCCTTCGCAGGTGGCACAGAACTCTTGGCCCTGATAGCGGAAGATGGGGTCGCCACAGGTGTCACAGTGCTTGTTGGTCATCGTCGCGCCCTTGAGCAACAGCTCGCTCATGCGTTCGGTCTCTTTGCGGTTCGCCTCGTCCTTCTTGAACTGTTCGCGGAGGCGTTGGCGTTCTGCCTCTTTGTCGAACCCACTCATACTCGACTGCACGCACGCTATCTCAAAAAGGCCTCCGGCGAAGTTTGCGGCGACATTTTCCCGCAAGAAGGCCACGGTTTCGAAGCGTTTAACCCGGAAACAGAGAGTGATTCAGGTATTATGGCGAAAGTTAGCATAGTCGGTGCTGCTGGCACGGTCGGCGCCGCCGCCGGGTACAACCTCGCGCTTCGTGACGTGGTAGACGAACTCGTCTTCGTGGACATCCCGAAGATGGAAGACAAGACGGTCGGGCAGGCGGCCGACACGAACCACGGCATCGCGTACGACTCGAACACGCGCGTCGTCCAGGGCGACTACGCGGCCACGGAAGGCTCCGACGTCGTCGTCGTTACGGCTGGCATCCCACGCAAACCGGGCCAGACCCGCATCGACCTCGCGGGCGACAACGCGCCCATCATGGAGGACATCGGCTCCTCGCTCGCCGAGTACAACGACGACTTCATCAGCGTCACCACGTCGAACCCGGTTGACCTGCTGAACCGCCACCTCTACGAGACCGGCGACCGCGCCCGCGAGCAAGTCATCGGCTTCGGTGGGCGCCTCGACTCCGCGCGCTTCCGCTACGTCCTCTCAGAGCGCTTCGACGTGCCCGTCAAAAACGTCGAAGCCACCATCCTCGGTGAGCACGGCGACGCACAGGTTCCGGTTTTCTCGAAAGTCCGCATCAACGGCGCAGACCCCGAGTTCTCGAGCGACGAGAAAGACGAGATTCTCGCAGACTTAAAAGAGTCCGCGATGAACGTCATCGAGCGCAAGGGCGCAACCCAGTGGGGTCCCGCAACGGGCGTTGCCCACATGGTCGAAGCCATCCTCTACGACACTGGCGCAGTGCTCCCCGCGAGCGTCGCCCTCGACGGCGAGTACGGCCACGACGACGTCGGCCTCGGCGTGCCGGTCAAACTCGGCTCGAACGGCGTCGAAGAAATCGTCGACTGGGACCTCAACGAGCTCGAACGCGAGCAGCTCGGTGCGGCCGCAGACAAGCTCTCTGAGCAGTACCAGAAAATCAGCTAAGCCGGTTTACCCTGCCAGTTTTTTCGCGCCCACGCCAGTGAGTGTCGACGCTCAAATCTGGCGCTGGTCGTCGGTTCTGGTGTGTGGCTCGTCCGGAACGGGCACGCCAATGAGCGCGGCCCATTCTTCGAGATGCCGGTGTTCGCGTCGCTGTGCCATTCTCCCACCTAGCCAAGGTACGTTCAGCCGAGAATATAATTGTTTTGTCAATTCACCCGAGACGAGTCTGACAGCCGTCGGTCACGGCGAGGAGAGAACGCCAAGACAAAGAGGGTGAAACCAGCGTCTCAGGGGATGAGCTGTTCGCCATCGTCGTCGTAAATTTTAATGGCGTCAACCGGACAGACGCGCGCGGCGAACTTGGCATCGAACTCTTCGCCTGCTGGTACGTCGCGGACAAAAATGTCCTCATCTTCTTCCTCACCCTCAAGCAGGTCTGCTTTGCCCGCCGTCTCGTCGCGGGCGAACCCTTCCTCCCACTCGGCAACGCACTGGAACATGCCAATGCAGGTATCGCGGTCGAACTCGACTTTCATGGCCTGCGCTTTGGCCGATTCGGTAATAGGGTTGACGGAGCGGGCGACAGTTTAAACGGCAAGACGCGAGAAAGGAGAGTAATGGATGTCGCGGACCTCACTGGCGTACCCGAGTGGTTTCCCAGCCACTTACAGGACGCCGGAATCGAATCGCTCTACCCGCCACAGGGCGAGGCGGTCGAAGCAGGAATCACGGAGGGGCAGAGCATCGTCGCAAGCGTGCCAACGGCGAGTGGCAAGACGCTCATCGCCCAACTTGGCATGCTCGCAAGCGTCGAACGCGGCGGGAAAGCACTCTATATCGTTCCCCTGCGCGCGCTCGCAAGCGAGAAAAAAGCCGAGTTCGAGCAGTTCGAACAGTACGGCCTCTCGATTGGCGTCTCAACTGGAAATTACGAATCCGACGGCGAGTGGCTCGGCAAGTGCGACATCATCGTCGCCACCAGCGAGAAAGTGGACTCACTCGTCAGAAACGGCGCGCCGTGGATCGACGACCTGAGCTGTGCGGTCGCAGACGAAGTCCACCTCGTCGATGACCGCAGTCGCGGCCCGACGCTCGAAGTCACGCTCGCCAAACTCCGCCAGCGGAATCCCGGCCTGCAAACCGTCGCGCTCTCTGCAACTGTTGGCAACCCCGAAGACATCGCCGAGTGGCTTGACGCGACGCTCATCGACGCCGATTGGCGACCCATCGAACTCCAAAAAGGTGTCCACTACGGACAGGCGCTCCACTTAGAAGACGGCACACAGCGTTCCTTGCCAGTGAGAAACGGCGAGAAACCGACCGCCGCGATCGTCAAAGACACGCTCGCAGACGAGGGTTCGACGCTCG encodes:
- a CDS encoding ferredoxin, with product MKVEFDRDTCIGMFQCVAEWEEGFARDETAGKADLLEGEEEDEDIFVRDVPAGEEFDAKFAARVCPVDAIKIYDDDGEQLIP
- the mdh gene encoding malate dehydrogenase, which gives rise to MAKVSIVGAAGTVGAAAGYNLALRDVVDELVFVDIPKMEDKTVGQAADTNHGIAYDSNTRVVQGDYAATEGSDVVVVTAGIPRKPGQTRIDLAGDNAPIMEDIGSSLAEYNDDFISVTTSNPVDLLNRHLYETGDRAREQVIGFGGRLDSARFRYVLSERFDVPVKNVEATILGEHGDAQVPVFSKVRINGADPEFSSDEKDEILADLKESAMNVIERKGATQWGPATGVAHMVEAILYDTGAVLPASVALDGEYGHDDVGLGVPVKLGSNGVEEIVDWDLNELEREQLGAAADKLSEQYQKIS
- a CDS encoding Sjogren's syndrome/scleroderma autoantigen 1 family protein, with protein sequence MSGFDKEAERQRLREQFKKDEANRKETERMSELLLKGATMTNKHCDTCGDPIFRYQGQEFCATCEGNKQDARDAQAQQAQQNQQTQQSQADQSTQPQPEAENGAHPVEQAAAEAKANELEAAQQAAESAMDDLGEQATEIARAPPQSTPQNSPATQTADLTQAQQSLVRTLTKLTEAAEQEDDVGRTKEYLEAAHEAADALAAVKKAGR